The Clostridium septicum genome contains a region encoding:
- the mraZ gene encoding division/cell wall cluster transcriptional repressor MraZ gives MFIGEYQHALDTKNRMIVPAKLREGLGSKFVITKGLDGCLYAYPESEWKILEAKLKTLPLTNKDARSFVRFFFSGACEIETDKQGRGLIPQNLKEYAGIEKEIVSIGVLSRVEIWSKEKWQEYNESDVDFDSIAEKMSDLGI, from the coding sequence ATGTTTATAGGTGAATATCAACATGCTCTAGATACCAAAAACAGAATGATAGTACCAGCTAAGTTAAGAGAAGGGTTAGGAAGCAAATTTGTTATTACCAAAGGTTTAGATGGATGTCTATATGCTTACCCAGAAAGTGAATGGAAAATACTAGAGGCGAAGTTAAAAACGCTACCACTAACTAATAAGGATGCAAGATCTTTTGTGAGATTTTTTTTCTCAGGGGCTTGTGAAATAGAAACAGATAAACAAGGTAGAGGTTTAATTCCTCAAAATTTAAAGGAATATGCAGGAATAGAAAAGGAAATAGTAAGTATAGGAGTATTGAGTAGAGTAGAAATTTGGAGTAAAGAGAAGTGGCAAGAATATAATGAGTCAGATGTAGATTTCGACTCTATTGCTGAAAAAATGAGTGATTTAGGAATATAA
- a CDS encoding glycosyltransferase, whose product MKILFIACYSPLINNSASIETLQYLNNLVKIKENEVHLLTVNFPSNSIYYDEYIFNMLDKRVKLHIISGGKIFEKIMPKKIIADKKNINKSNSSKLKGILKNIKKIFAVPDMYLYWALKASKYGNALMDKENFDVIFSMHEPPSSHICAYNIKKKNRNVPWITYWSDPWLNDSTREDSGVIRKSIESNLEKKVISLSDKFIFVTEDNRDDYIKSYNIEKEKTFVITRGYDEKTYKEIEKEEKPKLINDNKINLVYTGEIFTKLRDIRPFIKALNLIKEHNNNFYEKLNVLFFGNIDNDDIKEELKNISIAKVSDRIPYKEALKYMVNGDILLLFGNKNSKQIPAKIYDYFGCYGYILVILGDEKDPIINVVNNKEKCRVVLNHENEIEKFLMELSLKVEKGEKTFPVEEYEWKQISKRLNEILKE is encoded by the coding sequence ATGAAAATATTATTTATTGCGTGTTACTCACCACTTATAAACAATTCAGCATCAATAGAAACACTTCAATATTTAAATAATTTGGTGAAAATTAAAGAGAATGAAGTACATTTATTAACTGTAAATTTTCCTTCAAATTCAATATATTATGATGAATATATTTTTAATATGTTAGATAAGAGAGTTAAACTTCACATAATATCAGGTGGTAAAATATTTGAAAAAATTATGCCTAAAAAAATCATAGCAGATAAAAAAAACATTAATAAATCAAACTCTTCTAAGCTAAAAGGTATTTTAAAAAATATAAAGAAGATTTTTGCTGTTCCAGATATGTATTTATATTGGGCGTTAAAAGCATCTAAATATGGAAATGCTCTTATGGATAAAGAAAATTTTGATGTTATTTTTTCTATGCATGAGCCACCATCAAGTCATATTTGTGCTTACAATATTAAAAAGAAAAATAGGAATGTTCCTTGGATAACATATTGGAGTGATCCTTGGCTTAATGATTCTACTAGAGAAGATTCTGGTGTTATAAGAAAAAGTATAGAATCAAACTTAGAAAAAAAAGTTATATCATTATCAGATAAATTTATATTTGTAACAGAAGATAATAGAGATGATTATATAAAAAGTTACAATATAGAAAAAGAAAAGACTTTTGTAATTACAAGAGGTTATGATGAAAAGACGTATAAAGAAATAGAAAAAGAAGAAAAGCCTAAATTAATCAATGACAATAAAATAAATTTAGTTTACACTGGAGAAATTTTTACAAAACTTAGAGATATACGACCATTTATAAAGGCCTTGAACTTAATAAAAGAACATAACAATAATTTTTATGAAAAATTAAATGTATTGTTTTTTGGGAATATAGATAATGATGATATAAAAGAAGAATTAAAAAATATATCTATAGCTAAGGTTTCAGACAGAATACCATATAAGGAAGCATTGAAATATATGGTTAATGGAGATATATTACTTTTGTTTGGTAATAAAAATTCTAAGCAAATACCAGCTAAAATATATGATTATTTTGGGTGCTACGGATATATTCTTGTTATATTAGGAGATGAAAAGGATCCTATAATTAATGTTGTAAATAATAAAGAAAAATGTAGAGTGGTTTTAAACCATGAAAACGAAATAGAAAAATTTTTAATGGAATTATCATTAAAAGTTGAAAAAGGAGAAAAAACATTTCCCGTTGAGGAATATGAATGGAAACAAATTTCGAAAAGATTAAATGAAATTTTAAAGGAGTAG
- a CDS encoding cyclodeaminase/cyclohydrolase family protein has product MLFKEYSINQFIEELSSDDPSPGGGSTAALVSALASSLNSMVYSLTVDKKSFDKLDNDKKEKMLFFQKQAYKFTEISQEFMEKDRQEFVELMAAFKLSKETEEEKITRNKKIKEHTIKAMNIPLNLARESLRFYDNIEFAIKFGNKNLISDAGVAAILLNSAIESAIMNVKINLNSLRNEEFFYVIDKECNEIIKESLNKKVKLTLEVENVIYAN; this is encoded by the coding sequence ATGTTATTTAAAGAATATAGCATAAATCAATTTATTGAAGAATTATCATCAGATGATCCATCACCAGGTGGTGGAAGTACGGCAGCTTTAGTTTCAGCATTAGCATCAAGTTTAAATTCAATGGTTTATTCGTTGACAGTTGACAAAAAGTCTTTTGATAAATTAGATAATGATAAAAAAGAGAAGATGCTTTTTTTTCAAAAACAAGCTTATAAGTTTACTGAAATTTCACAAGAGTTTATGGAAAAAGATAGACAAGAGTTTGTAGAGTTAATGGCTGCTTTTAAGCTATCTAAAGAAACAGAAGAAGAAAAAATAACTAGAAATAAAAAAATAAAAGAACATACAATAAAGGCTATGAATATTCCTTTAAATCTAGCAAGAGAATCATTAAGGTTTTATGATAATATTGAATTTGCTATAAAGTTTGGAAACAAAAATTTAATATCAGATGCAGGTGTAGCAGCTATACTTTTAAATTCAGCAATAGAAAGTGCTATAATGAATGTGAAAATAAATTTGAACTCATTAAGAAACGAAGAGTTTTTTTATGTAATAGATAAAGAGTGTAATGAGATTATAAAAGAATCTTTAAATAAAAAAGTTAAATTAACTTTAGAAGTAGAAAATGTTATATATGCAAATTAA
- a CDS encoding WecB/TagA/CpsF family glycosyltransferase: MKQKDFVDILGYRIYKKTLKECLRYIETFPKVHIVSGNPEVLYTGLNNEALLNNFKSNNSLIIPDGVGTQLAAKILKKDIAEKIAGIELMKAIIKNCEKNKRGIYLLGASEESLNACVANLVTNYPALNIVGYRNGFFDMNNAKEVLEEINKNKPYAIFVAMGCPRQEEFITKYMNYLDVKVFMGVGGSFDVIGEKVKRAPKWMIKIGLEWFYRVAKEPWRIKRLGSIPKFLWLVIKEKKVKK; the protein is encoded by the coding sequence ATGAAACAAAAAGATTTTGTTGATATTTTAGGATATAGAATTTATAAGAAAACTTTAAAGGAGTGTTTAAGATATATAGAAACTTTTCCAAAGGTTCATATAGTTTCTGGGAATCCAGAGGTTTTATATACAGGATTAAATAATGAAGCTTTGCTTAATAATTTTAAATCTAACAACTCTTTAATTATACCAGATGGTGTTGGCACTCAATTAGCTGCTAAAATTCTAAAGAAAGATATTGCAGAAAAAATAGCAGGCATAGAGCTTATGAAAGCAATAATTAAAAATTGTGAAAAAAATAAAAGAGGAATATATTTACTTGGAGCATCAGAGGAGAGTTTAAATGCCTGTGTTGCAAATTTAGTAACTAACTATCCAGCTTTAAATATTGTTGGATATAGAAATGGTTTTTTTGATATGAATAATGCTAAAGAAGTATTAGAAGAAATTAATAAAAATAAGCCATATGCCATATTTGTTGCAATGGGATGTCCAAGACAAGAGGAATTTATAACTAAATATATGAATTATTTAGATGTAAAGGTATTTATGGGAGTAGGTGGTAGCTTTGATGTTATTGGTGAGAAGGTTAAAAGAGCGCCAAAATGGATGATAAAAATAGGTTTAGAATGGTTTTATCGTGTAGCTAAAGAACCTTGGAGAATAAAAAGACTTGGAAGTATTCCTAAATTTTTATGGTTAGTTATAAAAGAGAAAAAGGTGAAAAAATGA
- a CDS encoding glycosyltransferase encodes MHVMFVPSWYHNIRNKVHGSFFKEQALALQEEGIKISIAYNEIWPLTLLGKVNEKKGLNINVEEGLKTFRYKNYNFIPKNPLMFKVFNKRMEKLYKEIVKREGKVDIIHAQSSLWGGISAAYVAKKYNIPLIITEHSSIKKGIYIKESYKPSIKESYKQADKLIVVGNGLKKEISQFSGRNDIVVIHNLIPFDLFKISKNNINEKFKFFSLAFLEGEKGMDTLIKSFRNGFKGENCILQIGGEGSQKESLINLAKNIGIDSQVEFLGALTREEVSNKMSECNAFVLASRYETFGVVYIEALASGKPIIGTFNGGAEDIINNDNGLLVQVDNIEELENAMKYIKENLSKYDSQEIRKSCENRFSKKVIVKEIIKVYEEILKTL; translated from the coding sequence ATGCATGTAATGTTTGTACCTTCTTGGTATCATAATATTAGGAATAAGGTTCATGGTAGTTTCTTTAAAGAGCAAGCTTTAGCCTTACAAGAAGAAGGCATAAAAATTTCAATAGCATATAATGAAATATGGCCATTAACTTTACTTGGAAAGGTTAATGAGAAAAAAGGCTTAAATATAAATGTAGAAGAAGGTCTAAAAACTTTTAGATATAAAAATTATAATTTTATACCTAAAAACCCATTAATGTTTAAGGTTTTTAATAAAAGAATGGAAAAGCTTTATAAAGAAATTGTTAAGAGAGAAGGTAAAGTAGATATAATACATGCCCAATCATCACTTTGGGGTGGAATAAGTGCAGCTTATGTAGCTAAAAAATATAATATACCTTTAATTATAACAGAACATTCTTCTATAAAGAAGGGGATATATATTAAAGAAAGCTATAAACCTAGTATTAAAGAATCTTATAAACAAGCAGATAAATTAATTGTTGTAGGAAATGGATTAAAAAAGGAAATTTCACAATTTAGTGGTAGAAATGACATAGTAGTTATTCATAATTTAATTCCTTTTGATTTATTTAAAATAAGTAAAAATAATATAAATGAAAAGTTTAAATTCTTTTCTTTAGCCTTTTTGGAAGGTGAAAAGGGAATGGATACATTGATAAAATCATTTAGAAATGGTTTTAAGGGAGAAAACTGTATATTACAAATTGGAGGAGAAGGAAGTCAAAAAGAAAGTCTTATAAATTTAGCTAAAAATATTGGTATTGATAGTCAAGTTGAGTTTTTAGGAGCCTTAACAAGAGAAGAAGTTTCTAATAAAATGTCTGAATGCAATGCTTTTGTTTTAGCATCAAGATATGAAACTTTTGGCGTTGTTTATATTGAAGCTTTAGCCTCAGGAAAGCCTATAATAGGTACATTTAATGGTGGAGCAGAAGATATTATTAATAATGACAATGGATTACTTGTTCAAGTTGATAATATAGAAGAGTTAGAAAATGCAATGAAATATATTAAAGAAAATCTTTCTAAATACGACTCACAAGAAATAAGAAAAAGTTGTGAAAATAGATTTAGTAAAAAAGTAATAGTAAAGGAAATAATAAAAGTATATGAAGAAATTTTAAAAACTTTATAA
- a CDS encoding DUF1097 domain-containing protein, giving the protein MDLLTMISISVGILSGVWGFVSASLGLITWVGFIGCTSYYASGGEFVGFKKSIYANITGVFWGMCIIICSSQFEASYWSYIFTGVFSFVMCIQAKYKKLDFIPGAFCGACCIFGTGGEWQAVIIALLCGAVLGYLSDKGGQYLYKLSEHLKSK; this is encoded by the coding sequence ATGGATTTATTAACAATGATATCTATAAGTGTAGGTATATTATCAGGAGTGTGGGGATTTGTAAGTGCATCTTTAGGACTTATTACATGGGTTGGGTTTATAGGATGTACTAGTTATTATGCATCAGGAGGAGAATTTGTTGGATTTAAAAAATCTATTTATGCAAATATAACAGGTGTATTTTGGGGAATGTGTATTATAATATGCTCTTCACAATTTGAGGCTTCTTATTGGTCATATATATTTACAGGAGTTTTTTCATTTGTTATGTGTATTCAAGCAAAATACAAAAAATTAGACTTCATACCAGGTGCATTCTGTGGAGCTTGTTGTATCTTTGGTACAGGAGGAGAGTGGCAGGCAGTAATTATTGCTTTATTATGCGGTGCAGTTCTAGGATATTTATCAGATAAGGGAGGCCAATATTTATATAAGCTATCAGAACATTTAAAGAGTAAATAG
- the rsmH gene encoding 16S rRNA (cytosine(1402)-N(4))-methyltransferase RsmH, with protein MEFKHVSVLLNECIEGLNIKSNGIYVDGTLGGAGHSSHIIKNLSNEGRLIGIDQDKDALKAAGKRLQNYKNVTFVHSNFYNVKNVLDNLNIEKIDGMLLDLGVSSYQLDTGERGFSYMQDAPLDMRMNRENSFSAYEVVNDYSEDELYRIIRDYGEEKFARRIAQFIVNRREEKKIETTLELVEIIKNAIPAKARREGPHPAKRTFQAIRIEVNSELSILNKTIEDAVMKLNKGGRLAIITFHSLEDRIVKVKFKELATSCTCPKEFPICVCGGKAKVKLVSRKAIEPTKEEVEENPRSRSAKLRVIEKL; from the coding sequence ATGGAATTTAAACATGTTTCTGTACTTTTAAATGAGTGCATAGAGGGATTAAATATAAAATCTAATGGTATTTATGTAGATGGTACCTTAGGAGGAGCAGGACATTCATCACATATAATTAAAAATCTCTCAAATGAAGGTAGATTAATTGGGATAGATCAAGATAAAGATGCTTTAAAAGCTGCAGGAAAAAGGTTACAAAATTATAAGAATGTTACTTTTGTGCATAGTAATTTTTATAATGTAAAAAACGTATTAGATAATTTAAATATAGAAAAAATTGATGGTATGTTATTAGATCTTGGGGTCTCATCCTATCAGCTTGATACTGGAGAGAGAGGTTTTAGCTATATGCAAGATGCGCCTTTAGATATGAGGATGAATAGAGAAAATTCTTTTTCAGCATATGAAGTGGTAAATGATTATAGCGAAGATGAACTTTACAGAATAATAAGAGATTATGGTGAAGAAAAATTTGCTAGAAGAATTGCTCAATTCATAGTTAACAGAAGAGAAGAAAAGAAAATAGAAACTACTTTGGAATTAGTTGAAATAATAAAGAATGCAATTCCAGCTAAAGCTAGAAGGGAAGGGCCACATCCAGCTAAAAGGACGTTTCAAGCTATAAGAATAGAAGTTAACAGTGAGTTATCTATTCTAAACAAAACTATTGAAGATGCTGTTATGAAGTTAAACAAGGGAGGAAGGTTAGCCATAATAACATTCCATTCATTAGAAGATAGGATAGTTAAAGTTAAATTTAAAGAGTTAGCAACAAGTTGTACATGTCCAAAGGAATTCCCAATATGCGTGTGTGGGGGGAAGGCTAAAGTTAAACTTGTTAGCAGAAAAGCAATAGAACCTACAAAAGAAGAAGTGGAAGAAAATCCAAGAAGTAGAAGTGCAAAGCTTAGAGTTATAGAAAAACTTTAA
- the ychF gene encoding redox-regulated ATPase YchF: MNLGIVGLPNVGKSTLFNAITKAGAESANYPFCTIEPNVGVVSVPDKRLDVLEKIYNTKRKIYTSVEFYDIAGLVKGASKGEGLGNKFLSHIREVSAIVHAVRCFEDENVVHVEGSVDPIRDIETINLELIFADLEVLERRMERSMKQVRSGDKKAKQEYELMERVKAHLEKNLPIRTMEFNEDEEELVKGLFMITSKPVLYSCNISEDDMMSGNVNNEYVQKVREYAEAENSEVVVVCAKLEEELSGLEDEEKAEMLAEYGLTESGLDKLIRASYKLLGLMSYLTAGVQEVRAWTIKQGTKAPQAAGKIHSDIERGFIRAEVVAYDDLIECGSEAAAKEKGLYRLEGKDYIMKDGDVVNFRFNV, translated from the coding sequence ATGAATTTAGGAATTGTTGGATTACCTAATGTAGGTAAAAGTACTTTATTTAATGCTATAACTAAAGCAGGAGCAGAATCAGCAAATTATCCATTCTGTACAATAGAGCCAAATGTAGGAGTTGTTAGTGTTCCAGATAAGAGATTGGATGTTTTAGAAAAAATATATAATACAAAGAGAAAAATCTATACATCAGTAGAGTTTTATGATATTGCAGGATTAGTTAAAGGTGCATCAAAAGGTGAAGGGTTAGGAAATAAATTTTTATCTCATATAAGAGAAGTTTCAGCTATAGTTCACGCAGTAAGATGTTTTGAAGATGAAAATGTTGTTCATGTAGAGGGTTCAGTTGATCCTATTAGAGATATTGAAACTATAAACTTAGAACTTATATTTGCAGATTTAGAAGTTTTAGAAAGAAGAATGGAAAGATCAATGAAGCAAGTAAGATCAGGTGATAAGAAAGCTAAGCAAGAATATGAGTTAATGGAGAGAGTTAAAGCTCATTTAGAAAAAAATCTTCCGATTAGAACAATGGAGTTTAATGAAGACGAAGAAGAATTAGTAAAAGGGTTATTTATGATAACTTCAAAGCCAGTATTATATTCATGTAATATTTCAGAAGATGATATGATGAGTGGAAATGTTAATAATGAATATGTTCAAAAAGTTAGAGAATATGCAGAAGCTGAAAATTCAGAAGTAGTTGTTGTTTGTGCAAAGCTTGAAGAAGAGTTATCAGGACTTGAAGATGAAGAAAAGGCTGAGATGTTAGCTGAATATGGTCTTACAGAATCAGGATTAGATAAACTTATAAGAGCAAGTTATAAGTTATTAGGACTTATGAGTTACTTAACAGCAGGTGTTCAAGAGGTAAGAGCTTGGACAATAAAACAAGGTACAAAGGCTCCACAAGCAGCAGGAAAAATACATTCAGATATTGAAAGAGGATTCATAAGAGCAGAGGTTGTTGCGTATGATGATTTAATTGAGTGTGGTTCAGAGGCAGCAGCAAAGGAAAAGGGTCTTTACAGATTAGAGGGAAAAGACTACATAATGAAAGATGGAGATGTTGTTAACTTTAGATTTAATGTTTAA
- the murJ gene encoding murein biosynthesis integral membrane protein MurJ has translation MNKNKVFKATFIVMIMTIISRFLGFGRDILAAYHFGAGETYDIYSAAVAIPDSVFMIIGLAISTTFIPMLSEVKHKKSKEEMFKLSNNIITILGILSLIVFLLGMVFTENIVNVFVPGFNSEQIQLTISLTRISLINLLFLCVNVCFLSILQVCEDFIMPSILGVFFNLPIILYLLLFNNVSILGLTIANVLGNILRVLVQIPSLYKQGYRISLFIDLNDERIKRMIILIIPVIIGAGANSLNMIVDKNLASGLVSGSISALEYSQKIIVFANTAITTSIVSVIYPVMANRLNAGDKKGFLDYLSKSIVIISLFLLPIMMAFLLLRGDIINVFYSRGAFNKEAVLLTSAALLGYSIQLPFFGIRDMLNSSLFSMQKTKVTTINGVIGVCVNILLSIILSKYIGVLGIAIATSISAAVTSILLFNSTKKIIGEFNISSMMLKLFKILISSLIMVFVLYIMNIYVNINNSLFIIIMDFFVGVLIFLGMCIILKIDELNEVLYMIKNRLIKGRE, from the coding sequence ATGAATAAGAATAAGGTATTTAAAGCAACATTTATTGTAATGATAATGACTATAATAAGCAGATTTTTAGGGTTTGGACGTGATATTTTAGCGGCATATCATTTTGGAGCAGGTGAAACTTATGATATATATAGTGCAGCTGTTGCAATACCAGATTCTGTTTTCATGATAATAGGTCTTGCTATATCAACTACTTTTATTCCTATGTTAAGTGAAGTTAAGCATAAAAAAAGTAAAGAAGAAATGTTTAAACTTTCTAATAATATCATTACAATTTTAGGAATACTATCTTTAATAGTATTTCTTTTAGGGATGGTATTTACAGAAAATATTGTTAATGTTTTTGTGCCAGGATTTAATTCGGAACAAATACAATTAACTATTTCTTTAACAAGAATAAGTTTAATTAATTTATTGTTTTTATGTGTAAATGTTTGTTTTTTATCAATTCTTCAAGTTTGTGAAGATTTTATAATGCCGTCAATACTTGGAGTATTTTTTAATTTGCCTATTATCTTATATCTTTTATTATTTAATAATGTAAGTATTTTAGGATTGACTATAGCTAATGTACTTGGAAATATATTAAGAGTTTTAGTTCAGATCCCATCTTTATATAAACAAGGGTACAGAATATCATTATTTATAGATTTAAATGATGAACGAATAAAGAGAATGATTATACTTATTATACCTGTAATTATTGGAGCCGGAGCAAATTCTTTAAATATGATAGTAGATAAAAATTTAGCGTCTGGATTAGTGTCAGGAAGTATTTCAGCTTTAGAGTATTCACAAAAAATAATAGTTTTTGCAAACACAGCAATTACAACTTCTATAGTGTCAGTCATTTATCCTGTTATGGCAAATAGATTAAATGCAGGAGATAAAAAAGGGTTTTTAGATTATTTATCTAAGTCAATAGTTATTATAAGTTTATTTTTATTACCAATAATGATGGCGTTTTTATTGTTAAGAGGAGATATTATTAATGTGTTCTATTCTAGAGGAGCTTTTAATAAAGAAGCAGTTTTATTAACATCAGCAGCTTTATTAGGATATTCTATTCAACTTCCTTTCTTTGGAATTAGAGATATGTTAAATTCATCATTATTTTCAATGCAAAAAACAAAGGTAACTACTATAAATGGAGTAATTGGTGTATGTGTAAATATATTATTAAGTATAATTCTATCTAAGTATATAGGGGTTTTAGGAATAGCTATTGCTACATCAATTTCAGCAGCAGTTACTTCTATATTACTATTTAACTCAACAAAAAAGATAATAGGTGAATTTAATATTAGTTCAATGATGTTAAAATTATTTAAGATATTAATCTCTTCACTTATAATGGTTTTTGTATTATATATAATGAATATATATGTAAATATAAATAATTCATTATTTATTATAATTATGGATTTTTTTGTGGGGGTTTTAATATTCTTAGGTATGTGTATTATACTTAAAATAGATGAACTTAATGAGGTGCTTTATATGATAAAAAATAGATTGATAAAAGGAAGGGAATAG
- the pdaA gene encoding delta-lactam-biosynthetic de-N-acetylase, with the protein MKKLKIIIPLFLVALLIFMPSFTVANALISDDAELNWYFVNRNDGKTPECPKESADFFEDLDAYYVGDTNKKVLYLTFDEGYENGNTPKILDILKEEKVPAAFFVVKPYIKDCPDIVKRMEEEGHLVCNHTSHHPSMAKITDAEKFKKEFTDVEDEFKELTGKDMPKFFRPPMGKYSKNSLKKTKDLGYKTIFWSFAYKDWLVDNQPSEDAAIKKITSGAHNGSIMLLHAVSDTNVKVLKTVIEQLKSEGYEFKPLTELPEH; encoded by the coding sequence ATGAAAAAACTAAAAATAATTATACCTTTATTTTTAGTAGCATTATTAATTTTTATGCCAAGCTTTACTGTAGCTAACGCATTAATTTCTGATGATGCAGAATTAAATTGGTACTTTGTTAATAGGAATGATGGTAAAACTCCTGAATGTCCAAAAGAATCTGCAGATTTTTTTGAAGACCTAGATGCATATTATGTAGGTGATACTAATAAAAAGGTATTATATCTTACTTTTGATGAAGGATATGAAAATGGAAACACTCCAAAAATATTAGATATTTTAAAGGAAGAAAAAGTTCCAGCTGCTTTCTTTGTAGTGAAACCTTATATAAAAGATTGTCCTGACATAGTAAAAAGAATGGAAGAAGAAGGACATTTAGTATGTAATCATACTTCTCATCACCCTTCTATGGCTAAAATAACAGATGCAGAGAAATTCAAAAAAGAATTTACTGATGTAGAAGATGAATTTAAAGAATTAACTGGAAAAGACATGCCAAAATTTTTTAGGCCACCAATGGGAAAATACTCAAAAAATTCTTTAAAGAAAACTAAAGATTTAGGATATAAAACCATCTTTTGGAGTTTTGCTTATAAAGATTGGCTTGTTGATAATCAACCATCTGAAGATGCTGCCATAAAGAAAATAACATCTGGCGCTCATAATGGATCTATTATGTTATTACACGCTGTGTCAGATACAAATGTAAAGGTGTTAAAAACAGTTATTGAACAATTAAAATCAGAAGGTTACGAATTTAAACCTCTTACTGAATTACCTGAACATTAA